The Fusarium falciforme chromosome 7, complete sequence genome window below encodes:
- a CDS encoding Hydroxymethylglutaryl-CoA synthase, translated as MTYPQNVGIKAMEIYVPPQCLDQALFEKHQGVSAGKYTIGLGLQYMNFCTDREDVCSLALTAVSSLLRKFDIDPKSIGRLEVGTESPIDKAKSVKSVLTTLFEPHGNTSLEGIDTIHACYGGTSALFNAVNWVESRSWDGRDAIVVASDIALYKEDASRPTGGAGCVAMLIGPNAVLSLEPSLRGVYMTNTFDFYKPDMKVEFPIVNGHESIACYLGALDECHKDLLRRTEAAKKQLNGNAPKTGKKVLDLFDYMAFHTPNCKLVSKSYGRLKYNDCLNSTNAADWEGIPEELRNLSYKDSLKDKTLERALVAATKTEFKKRVEPCIAAPSLCGNMYTASLYCSLISLISNIDLASAEGKTIGLFSYGSGAASTLFGMRATGDLTNMVQKIDLMSRLKQRNIQTPEDYEKACALRLKAYGNKSYKPLGDVASLAPGTYYLESIDEAYRRTYAIKGQ; from the exons ATGACGTACCCCCAGAATGTCGGCATCAAAGCGATGGAGATTTATGTTCCGCCACAG TGCCTTGATCAAGCCCTCTTTGAGAAACACCAAGGTGTATCGGCGGGCAAGTACACCATTGGCTTGGGTCTCCAGTACATGAACTTTTGTACCGACCGAGAGG ATGTCTGCTCTCTGGCCCTCACCGCTgtctcctctctcctccgcAAGTTCGACATCGACCCAAAGTCCATTGGACGTCTTGAGGTGGGCACCGAGTCACCCAttgacaaggccaagtctGTCAAATCGGTCCTCACGACTCTCTTCGAGCCACATGGCAACACAAGCCTCGAAGGCATCGACACCATCCACGCCTGCTACGGTGGGACGAGCGCCCTCTTCAACGCTGTCAATTGGGTCGAGTCTCGCTCGTGGGATGGCCGAGATGCCATCGTAGTGGCGTCCGACATCGCTCTTTACAAAGAAGATGCGTCTCGTCCAACTGGTGGCGCTGGCTGTGTCGCCATGTTGATCGGTCCGAATGCGGTGCTCTCCCTAGAACCGAGCTTGCGGGGCGTCTACATGACCAACACCTTCGACTTCTATAAGCCCGATATGAAGGTCGAGTTTCCCATCGTCAATGGCCACGAGTCCATCGCTTGCTACCTGGGTGCTCTGGATGAATGCCACAAGGACCTGCTCCGTCGCActgaggctgccaagaagcagctcaatGGCAATGCACCAAAGACTGGAAAGAAGGTTCTTGACCTATTTGACTACATGGCCTTCCACACTCCTAATTGCAAGCTGGTTAGCAAGTCGTACGGTCGACTTAAGTACAATGACTGTTTGAACTCGACCAATGCTGCTGACTGGGAGGGAATTCCTGAGGAGCTTCGGAATCTGAGCTACAAGGACTCCCTGAAGGACAAGACACTGGAGAGAGCACTTGTTGCTGCCACAAAGACTGAGTTCAAGAAGCGAGTTGAGCCATGCATTGCCGCGCCCTCTTTGTGCGGAAACATGTACACCGCCAGCCTGTACTGTTCTCTGATCAGCTTGATCAGCAACATTGATCTTGCCTCCGCGGAGGGCAAGACTATCGGTCTGTTCAGT TATGGAAGTGGCGCCGCCAGCACGCTCTTTGGCATGAGAGCCACTGGTGATCTAACCAACATGGTTCAGAAGATCGATCTCATGAGCCGTCTGAAGCAAAGAAACATCCAGACCCCCGAGGATTACGAGAAG GCCTGTGCTCTTCGACTGAAGGCTTACGGAAATAAGAGCTACAAACCACTTGGCGATGTGGCTTCTCTGGCGCCAGGGACGTACTATCTCGAGAGTATCGATGAGGCATACCGTAGAACTTATGCTATCAAGGGCCAGTGA